AACAAAGTTGATGCGATTCCGGTGCTTGGCGAACTGCCCGTTGTTGGTGCGTTCTTCCGCAAAACAACCACAAGTATGGTCGAGCGCGAGCTTGTGATCATTGCCACCGCAACGCTCGTTAAACCCGTTGATTCAATCGAAGAAATTGCAAGCCCACTGAGTGATTTTCGTTCTCCAACTCGCTTGGAGCGACTGCTGTTTGGCAAGCTTGAAGGTGAAGACGAATCGCCACGTCTGCTAGGTCAATATGGCCATCGCTACTAAGGGAAGAAGAGAATGAAGAAAACACTGTATGCATTCATGTTGGCCAGCATCCTGACAGGATGTGCGACGACACAAGATAAGTACCAAGAGCAAGTGACGAGTAACATCACCAAAGCGGAGATTGCAGAAGCGATTGATGCGGTCACTTCCCCCCTTTTTGCTCAGTTAGAGGAAGGCACATTAGAAATTACTTTTGTGGGTCCCGAGCTTGAGCTCGACAAACTGGCGATGTGGGAACGTGAACTTGCCGATCTCTATCTGATGAACGTGGATATTCGCTGGAGTTTAGAAGCGCGTCCAGATTTCGATATGATCACCCAAGTTCACCTTCATGCAGATACGTGCAAGTTTGATGGTGTGTTTACTTCTGAAGCACAGTGCAGACGAGCACAAAATCGATATGTATCCATGGTTAATAAAGCACATTTCAACAATGGTCTCGCGCTTAAATTACGCAGTAGTGAGCTAGAAGTCGGTGCAGTGCAACGACTGCTTCAAGGGCGTACACGCATCGCCGAAGATCCTACCGCTATTGTAGAAAATAATGGAGGCGGTTCTGGTGACTAAGCAACAATCAATCGCGCTGTTTTCACAACAACCACAAGCGCAACTGACCGCGCAGGTCGTGACACAAGATCTTTCGCACTACAGCTTAACAGAGCACAATGGGGGCTTTGCAGACGCGGTTAAGTGGCTGCAACGCAACCCAGCTGCCGATGTGATGATGATTGAAGTTGTAGGCAAAGACCTTGATGCATTAGACAAACTTGCCGCTCTCATTCCGCCACATAGCAAAGTGATTTTGATTGGCCATGCAATCTCAGTTGAGGCATACCGACGTTTGATTCAGCTAGGAGTAGGGGATTACTTGTCATTCCCCGTCGATCCTGTGGCGTTGCGTCGCACACTTGATCACCTTGAAGGACGAGTGACTGAAAGTAGCTTCCACCAAGGCGCGTTAACCCTAGTGACGGGGACAAGTGGCGGAGTCGGTGTGTCGAGTGTCGCGGCGAACCTTGCCTATGGTATCGCTGACCACCACTCTGTCGCACTGGTTGATTTGAACCTAGCCCATAGTCAGCACCCGATTTTATTGGGAGTGGATTACAAGCCGACTTTGGCGCAACTTGCGGTAGAAAGTGAACGTATTGATGCGGTGCTCATTCAACAGTTCGGCCATAAAGTGAATGACAAGCTGCAGGCATTCTATGGTGAAGGACAAGAGGAAACCTCGCTAGGCGCACTGCTGGTCACGATTCAACAACTGCGTCGTCAGTTTTCGCATGTGATTGTCGATCTACCGCCGCATCTTCATATGGCGATGCGTGAGCTGATTGAAACGGCAGATACGGTATTGATGGTACATGACTTCTCACTTCAGGCTGGTCGCCGTTTGCAGAAGTTCATGACCTTAGAAGCCCAAGGGTCTCAGCAGCGTTGGACCGTGGGGAATGTTAGCCGTGCGAGTGGTCACAAACGTTGGACGTCAGCACAGCTTCATAGCGGCGTTGAGCTGCGTGAAGTGAGCACTCTCCCGTTTGACGGTAAAGCCTTTGCGAAAAGTGAACTACAAGCTAAGCCTGTCATCGCCCTTTCTGGTGGTTTGACGAAAGAGATGAAGCGTCTAACGACGCTAATTTCTGGAGGCCGTTAATGTTTGGTAATCAGGTTAAAGCACAAGCTTTACATCGTGGTAAGCCATTGGCAATGTCTGATGCCGCACAAGAGGCATTTGAAAAGCTCATTGACCCATCTGCAGCCATTAAGTTAGAGCGCGCGGCATTGGTCATGCGTATTGAGACCGCTGTGAATCAGCTTTCTGCTGATCAATTGTTGGCTTACAATCGCGCCGAGCTGGAAGTGCTGGTACAGCAGCTTACCGACGACATGACAGGGGTTGGGCCTATCCAGCCCCTTGTTGATGATTCTAGTATCAGTGACATATTGGTGAACGGGCCTGATCAGGTTTACATCGAGCGTCATGGTCAGTTGTCAAAAGTGGATGTGTCTTTTCGTGATGAGCAGCATCTCCTCAACATTGCGCAACGCATTGTGAATGCTGTAGGTCGTCGTCTCGATGAATCAACACCTCTCGTCGATGCGCGCTTAGCGGATGGTAGCCGTGTCAATATCATTGCACCGCCACTTTCTCTCAACGGTGTCTGTATCTCTATTCGTAAATTCCCGGAACGCAAGTTCGACTTAATGGGAATGGCGAAGATTGGCAGCTTGACCGAAGAGATGGCTCAGCTATTGACGATGACAGCGCAGGCTCGCTTAAACGTCCTTGTTTCGGGTGGTACAGGTGCGGGTAAAACTACACTGCTGAATGCCATGAGTGCGCCTATCAGTGAGGCGGAACGCATTATCACCATTGAAGATGCGGCAGAGTTGTCACTCTCTCAGCCGCATTGGATTCAGTTAGAAACCCGAACGGCGAGTTCAGAAGGCACGGGCGCCGTGACCATTCGTGATTTGGTTAAGAATGCCCTGCGTATGCGTCCAGACCGAATCATTTTGGGTGAGGTCCGTGGTGCTGAGGCGTTTGATATGCTGCAAGCGATGAATACAGGCCACGATGGCTCGCTGTGTACCTTGCACGCCAACTCTCCGCATGATGCGCTATTGCGATTGGAAAACATGTTGATGATGGGGGCTGAGAAAATCCCTTCTCATGTCCTTCGTCAACAGATCAGTGCCGCGATTGACATTGTGGTTCAGCTTGAACGCTCGCATGACGGTAAGCGTCGTGTGACTGCGATTTCGGCTGTCGGTGAATGCGTTGATGGTGAAATTGCGCTATCGCCTTTGTTTGAGTATCACTTGTCGACAAGTAGTGAAGGCGAGTACCACAAAGGTGCGCTGCCATCGGTACTGGTTGAAAGGGCGCGGCACTTTGACTTACATGAATCAATGCAAGCGTTGTTTGAGGGGGCCAAGTGAATCACTTGATCATCGCAATCGCGTTATTGTGGCTGGCAATGGGTGCCAGCCTCTATTTTGCCTCTGTTCGAAACCAACAGGCTAAAAAGCAGCTAGCGAGATATCTCGATGTGGATACCGCGGTTGCTGTGCAGCGCAATCGCGCCTCTTGGTTAGCGTTTTACTTTCGCTTAGAGACCTTGTTTGGTGAAGCGACAATGCGCCGCTATCGATTGCTTGCGGTACTGATGGTTGCGGGCGCTGTCTATTTCTTGATTGCGCAGGGCATGGAGCCATTACTGTCATTGGGTCTGGTTGCGCTTGTGTCTGCAGTGTCGGTCTATTTTGCCGTCAAGCATTTGGAACAAGCCGCCGTGAAAGCGTTTAATCAACAAATGCCGGATATCATTGATTCTATGGTGCGTGCAGTGAAAGTGGGTGCGCCGTTGCACGATATCTTCATGGTATTAAGCGAGCAATATCCAGGCGTGGCGTCACGTCTGTTTCGCGCTATGCACGACAGACTGAAGCTCGGCCATAGCGTTGATCATGTGATGAGCTACGCCTATCAGCAGTTGCCGAGTCCTGAATTTCAGTTTTTGACCATATTGCTGAGCTTGCAGCATGAAACAGGCGGTAAGTTGTCACACATGCTGAATCAGCTCGCGAGTACGCTACGAGAGCGCAGCATGATGGAGAGTCGCATTCGCACCATTACTTCTGAGTCTCGGACCTCTGCTCGTGTGCTCTCTTGCTTACCGTTTGTACTGATGGGGGTATTGTATACCTCTGCCCGCGAGCATTTTGATTACCTATTCACCGATGACAAGGGGCAGTGGATCCTCTTCTATGTGGTGATCAGTGTGTTTGTAGGCTTACTGCTTATTCGCCAACTAACCCGTATGAGAGTGTCGTAATGGAAGGATTAACTCACCTACAAGTCGCGGTATTGGCCATCGTTCCGATGTTGCTTTGTGTTGCCCTTCTTCTTCAAGGGCAAGCTGTGAAGCGGCAGCAGCAGGCACAACTGACGCGTTACATGGGGGTCGCACAAACTGAGCGGCGTTCTCAACTGCTGTTTATGCAAAAGCTCGCCACAGAAAAAGAGCGCAAGCGATTGAAGCAACTACTTGCGAATGCGGGCTTTTTGCATGACAACGCGGTGCTGTGGTTAATGAGTTTGAAGTATGGCATCGGTTTGCTCGTTGTGTTGATGCTTGGTGTCAACGAACTCTTTGAGAACGGCACATTAGTCAGCTCATTTGCGGTGACAAAGTACCTTTGTGGCTTTGTGATAGGTGCCAACATTCCGGAGTGGTGGTTGAAGCTGAATGCCGACCGCGCTAGAAAACTGCTGCGCCAAGCCACGCCAGATGCCATTGATCTATTGGTACTGTGTGTTGAGAGTGGCTTATCGCTTAATAAGGCATTTAACCGCGTCGCGCAGCACCTTATGCGTCAAGGCTCGCCATTAGCCGAGCAGTTTCGCATGACGGCGGCAGAGTTAGAAATGCTCAATGATCGTAAACAAGCGTTGGCCAATTTGAGTTGGCGAACTGGGGTAGCGGAGTTGAACACCTTATCGAGTACACTGCAGATGGCCGAACGATACGGTTCGCCGCTTGCCGATACCTTGCGTCAAATCAGTGAAGATGCGCGTCGCCAACGTGCGCTTTCGCTTGAAGAAGAAGCGGGTAAGTTACCGGGAAAAATTACGCTTATCCAGATGACGTTGATTATGTTCCCAATGCTGGTGATGGTAATCGCACCAGTGATGTCTCAGTTACTGGATAGTTTGGCGTAAGAATATGAAATACTTGATGATGGGTTGTCTGCTGTTAACAGGCTGTGCAACCACCCAGCAGAATGACGTAGACACGGAGCAGTTGATGGGCTTGGCGGATACGGCTTTTAAATATGGTCAGCTATCTTCGGTGAAGTCGAAGATTGATCAAGTGCTTGAAGTGGATCCCAACCACCCTGAAGCGAAGTTGATGAAGGCGAAAGTGGCACTTCGTGAAGATAGACCCAATGCAGCGAAAGCACTATTGGCTGAACTTGTGAATGCGCAAGACGAGGTTGCCAGCGAGTCTGCACTGTTATTGGGGCGCTTGGCCTTAGATAACCAAGACGCGGCGTCAGCGGTGCAGTGGTTCGAAAAGGGCTTGCAAGCAACACCAGACAATGCTGCGCTTTTGAATGGCCTTGGGGTCGCGAAGGATAGCTTGTCTGATTTTTCAGGTGCTCAGGAATACTATCGCCAAGCCATTGCCGTGGCACCAGATAACAAAAATTTCCGTTCTAATCTCGCGTTATCGCTGCTGCTTTCTGGCGATATTGACGAAGCGTACAACGAGTTGCAACCGCTCGTGAGCCGACCTGAAGTCCCCGATTACTTGCAACGTACTTTTGCGCTGGTGTTGATCGCGAAAGGACAGGATGACGATGCGCGTAATGTCCTGCTGCAGTTCATGTCAGAGGATGAGGTGGATCATGACATGGCACTATTAGTGAAGCAGTTAGGCGAGGCTGAACGTTAATGTCGATACTCTACAAACGGCAACGACAGCGAGGGGCTGCCGCATTGGAGGCGGCCTTTTTCCTGCCTGTGCTTATCGGTTTAGTGTTAGTTTTCTTTGAAGTCGGTCGCGTCAATATTCACCTCAGTCGTATCGATTTTGCGGTGCAGTCGGCAAAACGAGCGGCACAAGTAGAGCAAGTGGACACAGCTAAAGAGCTCGCCGAGAAATTCATTACCCGTTATGAGTTGTTCGGCGCAGAGTATGTTGGCTTATCTCAGATAAAGACGCGCGTCTTTACCTCCATTCCTGCGTGGATAGAAGAAGATGAAGAAAAGGTAGACCCACTTCAAAAGGGTGTGGTCGAAATTGCTGTGCGTGTGCGTTTGGCGCCATTAGGTATCCCTTTCTTCTCGTTAAATACTGATGCCTATGAATATGAGGTTAATACTGTGCTGATACCGGAGAAACGCAGTGAAGCTCAAGAGTAAACAGCGCGGCAGCGTGACCATTGAAGGCTTCTTTTTCATCCCTGTCGTACTTGTGCTGATTTTTGCACTGGCAGACATTGCATGGATATTAAGAGCAGACAATCGTTTGCAAGATGTGACGAATATTCTGACCCGCGCAATTAGCCAACAAGGCATTCCGGAAGATTCTAACCTCCAAGATCAAGTGCGCGCCTATGAACCTGTTTTTCAACGCATGTTCGCGGATGAGTACCCAGGGCAGTTTGGTGTGACCGTGACTGTTGAAGCGGACGGCAAGTTGGAGCGGGCATCATTCGGTGACTGTATTCCACCCGTGAATGAAGCGCAGTTGCCGACAGGGAATTACTGGCGCGTGAGTTCATGTTTTGTCCCCACAGAGAAAGTGATTGCGGTGCTTGCGGTGCCGTTAATTACGTCGGACAGAATGTTGTACAACCACGTCGTTTACAAGCGGAGGTAAGATGAAAAAGCAACAGGGCAGTGTGACTGTCTTTATGCTGGTATTGATAGTCGCCATGATCGGCTTTGCGGGTTATACATACGACGTGATCAAAGTGCAGAATACGCACATACGTTTGGCTCAGGCTGCCGATGCTGCGTTAACCTCTGCAGGGGCGAGCGAAAATGTTGAGTTTGACGCTGGACTGATTGTCAATGCCAACCTTAATTCAGGGGTAACGGCACAGTTCGCTGATCAGTATTTGATCACAGTCGACAATACGGAAGATAAGCAAACACTCGATGTCTCGTTGACCTATGAGCCTGATTTGATGAATCAATTTATACAAGATCCATTGAATATAAGGGCTCAGGCGACGAACGACCTTACGCGTTCGACGGCAGAAATCGTCTTTATGCTTGATGTCTCTGGCTCAATGGCAGGGGCACCCTTGGATAAGACCAAAAAAGCACTGCTCGGTTTCGCGGATAAACTTTATGCGTCGGGTGGCGAGAATCGTGAGTTCACGATCAGCTTCGTACCGGCCTCTGGAAACACTAACGTAGGCTGGTATCCCGAGTTTTTTGCTGGCAACATTCGTCGTTATGACCATGCTCAGGTCAAGTTGGAAAACAGTTGGCATGATATGTTTGACCTGGCGCAAGGGGAGTTTCCAGCGGTGCCAGGCCGCGCGCGTGGGGCAATGTGCCGCGATTTGGCCTACGAGCCACAGTCTGCTGGCGCGCTCGGGCTGTTCTATTTCCGAAATCTTGAAAAAGCACCGTTAAATGCGCCGCGAAATACGCGTCGCATTATCCGTCCAACAGTGCCGCCGATTCAGAATGTGTTTGATGATGGCACGCCGTTAGACCCGCCCGTGTATCCGTCGACAAACCCAGCGGATGGCTATCGCGAGCACTTTGCGGATAAGGCGATCTTTGATGAGATCGAGTGCCACAAAAATGCAATCAGTCCATTCATGACGACGAAAACTGAGTTTGTGAGACGGACAAATGAGCTTATTGCGGGGATGAACACCAACAATGCCGAAGGCATGGTCTGGGCCGCGCGCCTGCTGTCTCCTTATTGGCGAGGGTTGTGGGATTCGAATCATCCTAAACTGCCCAGAAACTATGGTCAGCCCATGAATGACAAATATCTCATTGTCTTTTCCGATGGTGAACACCTGATACGGCCGGGCTATCGTGATAAGAAAATGCGCCTTATTTGTACTCAGCTAAAACGTGGTGGTCGTGATGTCAACATTATTACTGTGAATTTTGGTGGGCAGGCCAGTGAGCGGTTGATGAAGCGTTGCGCGAGTAAGCCAGAGTTTTACCATCTTGCGGACTTGTTTAATGTTGATCGCGTGTTTGACCAAATTGCGGATCAAGTGATCGACCGTGTACTCGTCTCTAACTAGCGTGTCTATTCGGTAACTGAGATGGACAGGCCATGCCTGTCCATTTTTTTAATTAGAATATCTTCTTAGGCTGCCAGCCTAGCTGGGTTTGCGCTTTCTGACTCGAAAAGCGTTGATTGAGAGAGTAACCTCTTGCCCAGTCACCGTATTTCTCCATCCATGTTTTGATCGGAACACGCTTAATCGGTTTGGTTGATACCTGTGCAGCTAACGCGTCGACGGGGAGACCGACCTCATCCGCACCGATGTACTCTTCGCCACGCTGTCCTTTCTCCATAACGAGTCGATAGAGATCCGCCAAGCTGGTGCGTTCAACCAGTGACCAATGCAACGGGGCGCTATTGGGGATTTCAATGAAGTCATTGTCTTCGGCCGATAGGCTAAGGAGAGGGGGTACTTTGAGTTCATCGGTGACGACATTGACAGGGCTGACTCGCCGTAAGTCGATGTGAGGGACATTATCGAGGTAAGCAGCATTGTCGATCATCCAGGAAAATTCCGGGGTAGATTGCTTTGGGTAGGTCTCATCAATGACCTTATCATGGGCACCAAATGTCCAGCAGCCAGTGGTATAGAGGACGAGTAAGTTGTGACTATGCTGGGTTGTTGCGTTAATTATCGCCTCTGCGAAACGGCGATCGATTGCACCCATGTCTTCACCAAAGCTGCATGCAGTGTGAATCAAGGTTTCAAAATGACAGATTTCATCTATCCAGTATTGGGGCGCTTCGATATCGCCAGGTAGGACATTCGCTCCCATGGCCAGTGCATTGTGTTGACTGGCTTCATTGCGACAAAGCACGGTAACGGTGTAACCATGATCAATAAGGTTTTCAACAATGGCACTGCCGACGCTGCCGGTCCCGCCTGTGATCAAAATACGAGATGTCATAGTAGTTCCTTTTGAATGGATGACTGGATTGAGTCTAAATGCGAAGCGGAAACCCAGCCCAGCATTGCGCGAGCTTCAAAGATGGGGCATCGATGAATATGGCTAAATCATCGATTTCTCTTGGCGGTACTGGCGCGGTGTGACCTGATACTGACTGCGAAAATTTCGGATAAACACATCCGCAGATTGGTATCCACACAAAGCGGCAATTTGGCTGATGCTATAACTAGAACGGCGAAGGTATTGCGCTGCTGCCATACCACGCCAGCGACGCAAGAAAGTGAGTGGTGCGCAGCCGACGATTTGCGTAAAGCGCGCATTAAAGGCTGAGCGCGATAACGCGGCAAGTTTGGCAAAATCTTCAATACGCCATGGTGCTTGATAAGAGTGCACCATGGCTGTCATCACGGGTATCAAGTGTCTGTCTTGCATAGCTTGTATCCAGCCTGTGGGGGCGGCATGGTCTGGCAAGGCGCGAAAAATTTCTAGCACGAGTAGATCAAGCAGGCGACGGATTGCGCTTTGACTACCGGATTGAGGCTGACTGTTCTCTTCGTAAAGCCATTCTAAAATCTGGCCAAGACGTGTCCCAGCATGGGCATCTAAAATGATGATATCAGGCAAGTTGTGCAACAGAATATGAGCATGTTCGGGCTGTTGGTCTGAAAATCGAAAATGCCCACAAATGAGTTTGCTTAGCGGGCCGCAGCCACCAATTGCCATGGCGCGTACTTCCTCGTCAGTCTTTCCATTGAACAGCTTTTCGACCGACAAGCATGGCACATCTGGTGCACTCATTAGGCGATGAGGTATACCGTTGGGGATGAGCAGCAACTGGCTACTCTCAACGCGTAGGGGGGCCTCGCCCGGGAGTTCGACGTAGCACTCGCCTTGGCGAAGGTAGCTAAAGTGACATCCATCAAGCAGTTGATCTTCCAGCCCCCAAGGAGAAAACAAGCGGATTTGATTGAACACTTCGCATTGAGGCGCGAGATGATCGATGAAGTGGCTAAGTGTGTCATGAAAACCTCGCTCATCACTTTTTGCTGGTTGTGATGCGCCTTGCTTTGGGCCGTGACGTTTGTTTTCTTTCATCGCAGAAGCCATACCTGCGCGATCCTTGCATATCAGTTCGTCTATGACGCTATGCTAACTTGGGTTGACAACGCGTCAGGAGGCTGAGACAAAAAATGAATAAGCGCTGACAGAATGTCAACGCATATAGACATTGAAAGGGGCAAGTGTGACCGAATTATCGCGCATCGTATGAGGGTTATGCCGTCCCTTCAAGTAAGGTTTGAGCGTAGGCAAGGCTTTCGTCAATCAGTGCGTCGTTACAGCCAAGGTAGTTGCGAGGATCGCAGAGAGCGGTAATCTCCGCTTCGCTGAACATCGCAGTGACGGCTTCGCTATTAAGCAGCATCTCTTCCAGACTCATATCGCTGGCGAGTCCATCATGGATGATCGTTTTGATCATGGCATAGCTTTCGCCGCGTCCTTTTTGTTCAGCGACTTGCATCATCACTGCTTCAGACATAATCAAGTTACGCGATGCCGCGAAGTTTCGTCGCATGTTGTCTTTGTTGACGATGAGGTTGTCCAGCAAACGTTGTGCTCGCGCTAACGATGTTGAAACGGCAAGGCAAGATTCAGGCACCAGTGACCAGTTGAGCACGCGCATTGACGCTGCACGTACATCTTGCTGATCCATGAGGTTAGGTGCGGAGGATGCGTACATCCAGCCCATACGAGACAGTGTTTGAATCATGTTGCAAGCCCGCGGGTTGGCTTTGTGAGGCATGGTACTAGAGCCTCCTCCGCCTTCTCCTTCACGGACCTCGGCCAGTGGGGCACGTCCCATGAGCTCAATGTCATTCGCAATACGGCACAAGGAGCCGTGAATAATCGCAAAGCACTGAATGGTTTCGGCGATGCCGTCTAAACTTGCGTTCCAAAGGCCGATGGGTTGAGTAAGCCCCAACGCCGACATGAGACGCTCTCTGACCTCTAAACCAACCCGTCCAATAGAGGACAAGTTACCCACTGCACCCCCATACATGCCCATGGTGGCACGCGGTGTCAGTGCATCGAGACGTTGCAGGTTACGTGTCATTTCCGTTAGGTACGAGGCTAACTGCAGTCCCCATGTAGTTGGTAGGGCATCTTGCGAATTCGTCCGAGCGACCATGACGGTGTTTCGATGCGCGTCAGCCATCGTTGAGAGTGAGCGTATGAGATTGATGACCTGACGGCGAATTAAAGACAGAGATGACTTGAGACGCATCGCTTGTGCAGTATCGAGCAGATCTTGCGTGGTACATCCCCAGTGTAGATATTGCTTAACCAAGGGATCTCCCGCTTCACTGATTTGGTCAACCATGGGCTTTATTGCCATGCCCACTTTGGCTGTTTCAGCGGCAAGGCGCGTCCAGTTAATGTTGTCGATTGTCGCTGCTTGTTGTATCGCCTTTGCCGCTTGTGCGGGAATGATGCCGAGATCGGCTTGGATGGCGGCAATTTCAGTTTCAAACTGCAGCCAGCATGAGACAAGATGCTTGTCTGACCAAACGGCTTTCATCTCTGCTTGAGTAAAAAGTGGCGAGTAAAGGGCTGAATCGAAAACGGAGACATTGTCAGGATTCATGGTCGGGACTCCTTAGTGACGAAAGGGTGAGCAGAAATGACAAAAGGGCTGCGTTAGCAGCCCTCAGACTGCTGACAAAGGTCTAGCTTTCGAGCTAGACCTTTGATCTAATAGGGGTATCGAAATATGGACACTCCGTTATGCTTCAAGAGCCTACTCCGCAACAATACGAACTGGAAATGGTGACGATGGAACAGTTAGTTCCTAAAAACCATTTAGTGCGTAAAATCGATAATGCTATCGACTTCGAATTCATTCGAGATGAAGTCGCTCATCTTTACTGTAAAGATAATGGACGCCCACCTGTTGACCCTGTCCGCCTCTTCAAAATCATCTTACTTGGCTACATCTTTGGCATAAAAGTGAGCGTCAGCTCGTCAAAGAGATTGAAGTGAATGTCGCTTACCGTTGGTTCTTGCGGATGTCATTAACAGAGAAAGTCATTCACGCTTCTACTCTCAGCCAGAACCGCATTCGTCGCTTTAATGGCACGGATGTATTCGAACGTATTTTTATCAATATCGTAGAGCAAGCCATGTCGAAAGGCTTGGTCGCGGGTCAAGAGCTCTTTACGGACAGTACTCATCTCAAAGCGAACGCCAACAAGAATAAACACACCAATAAAGTCACGGCGGTTCGTGCCAGTACCTATCTTGATATGCTGGATGAAGACGTCGCTTTAGACCGAGAAAAAGCAGGTAAGAAGCCACTTAAGGCTCGGGAGTCAGAGCCAAAAACAAAGAATACTAAAACCAGCACCACTGACCCAGAGAGTGGCTTCATGACTCGTGATAATAAGCCTCAAGGCTTCTTTTATCTCGACCATCGAACCGTTGATGGTCAACACGGAATTATTCTCGATACCTACACCACCGCGGGTAACATCAATGACTCACAGCCTTACGTTCAACGCTTAGATTACACGCTTGCCACATTCCAATTGAACCCGATAGCTGTTGGACTGGATGCGGGCTACTTTACTGCTCCAGTGGCGGAGTCACTTGAACGTCGAGCTATTCTTGGCGTGTTCGGTTATCGACGTCCATCTAGAACGAAAAATACGTTCAAAAAGAAACACTTTACTTACGATGCGCAAAGAGACAGCTACCAATGTCCGAATGGTCAGGAGTTGCTTTATAAAACGACCTCACGCGATGCGTATCGAGAATACCACTCAGCCCCCAAAGAATGTGCGCTCTGTCCAATGAGGGATGACTGTACTCAAAGCAGAAATATGAAGAAAGTGATTACACGGCATATCTATAGTGACGCAGTAGAGAGGGCAAACCAAATGCGGCTCTCTTCCTACGGCAAGAAGACTTATAGACGTCGAAGTGAAACAGTAGAACGTAGCTTTGCAGACGCTAAGCAACATCACGGTCATCGTTATGCTCGCTTCCGCGGTCTAGCCAATGTGCAAATGCAATGTTGGTTGGCAGCGGCAGCCCAAAACATCAAGAAGATAGCGCTGGTGATGAACTATCTCCGAAAAATAGGCTTAAACATGGCAGAAATGAGGCAAATACTTGCTTCTGTATGCCTATGTAATGAACGGAAACTTCTGCGCACGACATAGCAAAAAATATCGCGATCGCGACCTACGGTCGCTTCCAAAAAAGAACCCCGCTTAAAAAGCGGGGTTCGTCATCAATCTGAGGGCTGCGTTAGCAGCCCTTAATATAGCGAATGTGTGGTCACTGATTACAGGACAATGGCACTCATCAGGATAAGCGTCAGGATACCGCCCATCATTGGAATCACTGTGCGCTGTACGACAGCGATAGGTGAAACGTTCGCCGCACCAGCACATGCGATAACCACACCTGCGACAGGAGAGAATGAACGGAAAATACCCGCTGAAAGCTGCATAGGCAACGCAAGAGCTGCTGTGCTTACGCCAACAGAAGTTGCTACTTCTGGGGCAAGTGGTGAGAAGCTAAAGAAGGCGGCATTACCCGAGCCTGACAGCACTGCCGTTGCACCAATAATGGCAACCATCACAGTCAGCATCGCGATGTAGCCGAGGCCAAGGTTAGAACCAGCGCCTAGTAGCATATCGATGAAGCCCATTGCTTTTAGACCTTCAACAAAGGTATTTGCTGCAATGATCAAGGCGACAACGCCAGAAAACGTGGTGCCCATGCCAGACAGGTAAACCTTCATTGAGTCAGCAACGCCTTTCAGATCTTTAGAGAAGATAAGGTCAGCGATCATCGCGATAGCCAAGCTGAAGAACATCGCAGTGACAACATCAACCTTGATAGAGCTAATGAGGAACTCACTG
This DNA window, taken from Thaumasiovibrio subtropicus, encodes the following:
- a CDS encoding VWA domain-containing protein — translated: MKKQQGSVTVFMLVLIVAMIGFAGYTYDVIKVQNTHIRLAQAADAALTSAGASENVEFDAGLIVNANLNSGVTAQFADQYLITVDNTEDKQTLDVSLTYEPDLMNQFIQDPLNIRAQATNDLTRSTAEIVFMLDVSGSMAGAPLDKTKKALLGFADKLYASGGENREFTISFVPASGNTNVGWYPEFFAGNIRRYDHAQVKLENSWHDMFDLAQGEFPAVPGRARGAMCRDLAYEPQSAGALGLFYFRNLEKAPLNAPRNTRRIIRPTVPPIQNVFDDGTPLDPPVYPSTNPADGYREHFADKAIFDEIECHKNAISPFMTTKTEFVRRTNELIAGMNTNNAEGMVWAARLLSPYWRGLWDSNHPKLPRNYGQPMNDKYLIVFSDGEHLIRPGYRDKKMRLICTQLKRGGRDVNIITVNFGGQASERLMKRCASKPEFYHLADLFNVDRVFDQIADQVIDRVLVSN
- a CDS encoding NAD-dependent epimerase/dehydratase family protein, whose translation is MTSRILITGGTGSVGSAIVENLIDHGYTVTVLCRNEASQHNALAMGANVLPGDIEAPQYWIDEICHFETLIHTACSFGEDMGAIDRRFAEAIINATTQHSHNLLVLYTTGCWTFGAHDKVIDETYPKQSTPEFSWMIDNAAYLDNVPHIDLRRVSPVNVVTDELKVPPLLSLSAEDNDFIEIPNSAPLHWSLVERTSLADLYRLVMEKGQRGEEYIGADEVGLPVDALAAQVSTKPIKRVPIKTWMEKYGDWARGYSLNQRFSSQKAQTQLGWQPKKIF
- a CDS encoding AraC family transcriptional regulator; this encodes MASAMKENKRHGPKQGASQPAKSDERGFHDTLSHFIDHLAPQCEVFNQIRLFSPWGLEDQLLDGCHFSYLRQGECYVELPGEAPLRVESSQLLLIPNGIPHRLMSAPDVPCLSVEKLFNGKTDEEVRAMAIGGCGPLSKLICGHFRFSDQQPEHAHILLHNLPDIIILDAHAGTRLGQILEWLYEENSQPQSGSQSAIRRLLDLLVLEIFRALPDHAAPTGWIQAMQDRHLIPVMTAMVHSYQAPWRIEDFAKLAALSRSAFNARFTQIVGCAPLTFLRRWRGMAAAQYLRRSSYSISQIAALCGYQSADVFIRNFRSQYQVTPRQYRQEKSMI
- a CDS encoding class-II fumarase/aspartase family protein; this translates as MNPDNVSVFDSALYSPLFTQAEMKAVWSDKHLVSCWLQFETEIAAIQADLGIIPAQAAKAIQQAATIDNINWTRLAAETAKVGMAIKPMVDQISEAGDPLVKQYLHWGCTTQDLLDTAQAMRLKSSLSLIRRQVINLIRSLSTMADAHRNTVMVARTNSQDALPTTWGLQLASYLTEMTRNLQRLDALTPRATMGMYGGAVGNLSSIGRVGLEVRERLMSALGLTQPIGLWNASLDGIAETIQCFAIIHGSLCRIANDIELMGRAPLAEVREGEGGGGSSTMPHKANPRACNMIQTLSRMGWMYASSAPNLMDQQDVRAASMRVLNWSLVPESCLAVSTSLARAQRLLDNLIVNKDNMRRNFAASRNLIMSEAVMMQVAEQKGRGESYAMIKTIIHDGLASDMSLEEMLLNSEAVTAMFSEAEITALCDPRNYLGCNDALIDESLAYAQTLLEGTA